One window of the Anaeromyxobacter dehalogenans 2CP-C genome contains the following:
- a CDS encoding radical SAM protein, whose amino-acid sequence MPRLLFADDRGTVYDHPTLLAAARSGDAILRPAERALPLPDGATLCLLPGRRPVGVDPETGAQVVLHEVKVGRRRLVPHAVGATLPPGYTRTLLPAAARPPLATVDEAPTLPQWAYTAAGLGEDGPVVWALHTDRRAHWDPSRHSTPDLPARVERLVATGNPIYRQLARCALEWRCFTAQNTFYARDEGAIPSSAACNAACVGCLSEQDEGMPPSSHERIARPPTAEEMADVAVRHLERATGRVMISFGQGCEGEPLLRWKEIEKAIRLIRARTRRGTLHANTNGSLPEALARLIAAGLESVRVSLNSASPDLYAAYYRPTGYALEDVVRAVRAAKAGGAYVALNLLTFPGVTDRAGEAERLCRLVAETGVDQVQTRPLAIDPDVYMAIARDRGAPGGALGIPALVRALKRARPGLVVGNFSRARGERGARARPAPPARRRRTEAR is encoded by the coding sequence ATGCCGAGACTCCTCTTCGCCGACGACCGGGGCACGGTCTACGACCACCCGACGCTGCTCGCGGCCGCGCGCAGCGGCGACGCGATCCTGCGCCCCGCGGAGCGCGCGCTCCCGCTGCCGGACGGCGCGACGCTGTGCCTGCTCCCGGGGCGGCGCCCCGTCGGCGTGGACCCGGAGACCGGCGCGCAGGTGGTGCTGCACGAGGTGAAGGTCGGGCGCCGGCGCCTCGTGCCGCACGCGGTCGGGGCCACGCTCCCGCCGGGCTACACGCGGACGCTGCTCCCGGCCGCGGCGCGCCCGCCGCTCGCCACGGTGGACGAGGCGCCCACGCTCCCGCAGTGGGCCTACACCGCGGCGGGCCTGGGCGAGGACGGGCCGGTGGTGTGGGCGCTCCACACCGACCGCCGCGCGCACTGGGACCCGTCGCGCCACTCCACCCCGGACCTGCCGGCCAGGGTCGAGCGGCTGGTCGCGACCGGCAACCCCATCTACCGCCAGCTGGCGCGGTGCGCGCTGGAGTGGCGCTGCTTCACCGCGCAGAACACGTTCTACGCCCGCGACGAGGGCGCCATCCCGTCGTCGGCCGCGTGCAACGCCGCCTGCGTGGGCTGCCTGTCCGAGCAGGACGAGGGCATGCCGCCGTCCTCGCACGAGCGGATCGCGCGGCCGCCCACCGCCGAGGAGATGGCCGACGTGGCGGTGCGCCACCTGGAGCGCGCCACCGGCCGCGTGATGATCTCCTTCGGCCAGGGCTGCGAGGGCGAGCCGCTGCTGCGCTGGAAGGAGATCGAGAAGGCCATCCGGCTCATCCGCGCGCGGACCCGGCGCGGCACGCTGCACGCGAACACGAACGGCTCGCTGCCCGAGGCACTGGCGCGGCTGATCGCGGCCGGGCTGGAGTCGGTGCGCGTCTCGCTCAACAGCGCCTCGCCGGACCTCTACGCCGCCTACTACCGGCCCACCGGCTACGCGCTCGAGGACGTGGTGCGCGCGGTGCGCGCGGCGAAGGCGGGCGGCGCCTACGTGGCGCTCAACCTGCTCACGTTCCCCGGCGTCACCGATCGCGCCGGCGAGGCGGAGCGGCTGTGCCGCCTGGTGGCGGAGACCGGGGTGGACCAGGTGCAGACCCGGCCGCTCGCCATCGACCCGGACGTCTACATGGCCATCGCCCGCGACCGCGGCGCGCCCGGCGGGGCGCTGGGCATCCCGGCGCTGGTGCGCGCGCTGAAGCGGGCGCGGCCGGGGCTGGTGGTGGGCAACTTCTCCCGCGCGCGGGGCGAGCGGGGGGCGCGCGCGCGCCCGGCCCCGCCGGCCCGGCGCCGCCGCACGGAGGCGCGATGA
- a CDS encoding sigma-70 family RNA polymerase sigma factor, producing the protein MFDLRQNDLTRDEFQELALKHIDPLYSAALRLTKNDRDAEDLVQDTFLRAYRFFDKFERGTNIKAWLFKILTNTFINRYRRSVKERNIVEGSERDAVHERFVSREAAEYAANPEQYFFDRLLSDDVLKAVDSLPIDFRMVVILADLQEFSYKEIAEILDVPVGTVMSRLYRGRRLLQKALASYAVVSGVIQLPESDDGESIDLETYRRRRGKSA; encoded by the coding sequence ATGTTCGACCTCCGACAGAACGACCTGACCCGCGACGAGTTCCAGGAGCTCGCGCTCAAGCACATCGACCCCCTCTACTCGGCGGCGCTGCGGCTCACGAAGAACGACCGCGACGCCGAGGACCTGGTCCAGGACACGTTCCTGCGCGCCTACCGCTTCTTCGACAAGTTCGAGCGCGGCACCAACATCAAGGCGTGGCTGTTCAAGATCCTGACCAACACCTTCATCAACCGGTATCGACGGTCGGTGAAGGAGCGCAACATCGTCGAGGGGTCGGAGCGCGACGCCGTGCACGAGCGGTTCGTGTCGCGCGAGGCGGCCGAGTACGCGGCCAACCCGGAGCAGTACTTCTTCGACCGGCTCCTCTCCGACGACGTCCTGAAGGCGGTGGACTCGCTGCCCATCGACTTCCGGATGGTCGTGATCCTCGCGGACCTGCAGGAGTTCTCGTACAAGGAGATCGCCGAGATCCTCGACGTCCCGGTGGGCACGGTGATGAGCCGGCTGTACCGTGGACGCCGGCTGTTGCAGAAGGCGCTGGCGAGCTACGCCGTGGTCTCCGGGGTGATCCAGCTGCCGGAGTCCGACGACGGCGAGAGCATCGACCTCGAGACGTACCGGCGCCGCCGCGGCAAGTCGGCCTAG
- a CDS encoding zf-HC2 domain-containing protein: protein MRTDSTLTAAMDCRELERSIDAYLDGEFDERERAEAEAHLATCTPCRAMADRQGALRLALRAKLREAMASPAAAGCAPPHLRARVRTSLAHERRPLWRRVLQPVPVAAVAACAMGVLVVLAGHRGDTALVDDAIRVHHRALPLEVDAAAMPGWFAGKLDFHPALPHFAGAVARLEGARLSNLREWPAAYVRYQLPRGQAGLFIVDDPDRRFDTPGREVKVGPQVVRVVNARGYNVAVWRQDEIVYSLVSDLDEDALFKLVQAAQAEAAAGR, encoded by the coding sequence ATGCGGACCGACTCCACGCTCACCGCCGCCATGGACTGCCGCGAGCTCGAGCGATCGATCGACGCGTACCTCGACGGCGAGTTCGACGAGCGCGAGCGCGCCGAGGCCGAGGCCCACCTCGCCACCTGCACGCCGTGCCGCGCCATGGCCGACCGCCAGGGCGCGCTCCGGCTCGCGCTGCGCGCCAAGCTCCGCGAGGCGATGGCCTCGCCCGCCGCCGCCGGCTGCGCGCCGCCCCACCTCCGCGCGCGCGTGCGGACCTCGCTCGCGCACGAGCGCCGGCCGCTCTGGCGCCGGGTGCTCCAGCCGGTGCCGGTCGCCGCCGTGGCCGCCTGCGCGATGGGCGTGCTGGTGGTGCTGGCGGGCCACCGCGGCGACACCGCCCTGGTGGACGACGCGATCCGGGTGCACCACCGCGCGCTGCCGCTCGAGGTGGACGCGGCGGCCATGCCGGGCTGGTTCGCGGGCAAGCTCGACTTCCACCCGGCCCTGCCGCACTTCGCCGGCGCCGTGGCCCGCCTCGAGGGCGCCCGGCTCTCCAACCTGCGCGAGTGGCCGGCGGCCTACGTGCGCTACCAGCTCCCCCGCGGACAGGCCGGCCTGTTCATCGTGGACGACCCGGACCGCCGCTTCGACACGCCCGGGCGCGAGGTGAAGGTGGGCCCCCAGGTCGTCCGGGTGGTCAACGCGCGCGGGTACAACGTCGCGGTGTGGCGCCAGGACGAGATCGTCTACTCGCTCGTCTCGGACCTCGACGAGGACGCGCTGTTCAAGCTCGTCCAGGCCGCCCAGGCCGAGGCCGCCGCCGGCCGATAG
- a CDS encoding response regulator, whose protein sequence is MPTKILLIENDAAFAAELSKTLEASGFDVRVTGDGKLGIELAREWAPAGVVLSVELPGMSGYLVCQKLKKDDALKATPLVLTSAEATEETFENHRKLKVRADEYLLKPFPAAALVEKLGALVGLPDAGEEALEADEEIVSLEEEMGLEAVSDLSDADLPALDLDALPDEPGGDGGEVPAADDLALLDEAFDGIAAPRPERPGDALDLALGLGDVPAAVDDPLDPSLLDGTDDLSGPAGLGAADDPDAGLSLLDADAALGALADEPPAAARPPVRGASADALRAAGIPLLDDLPASAPAPAPAGADPAELAALREQLRQAEDAAAGAAAEQAALRARGDAAAAEAERARAELAGARDEARDAQDRAEALDRELAELRERLAGAERAAGDAERRAEDAEARALEAEDAARRRTAEAAAAAEAAAHAEAMERELEELRTELVVARGEAEGARGEVENRTAELRRRVAELEAANAKNEERVLKAYQKIKGDEKVKDKVRKALAIASQLLDEGLPAEPAAEKDRRAAAPLVRD, encoded by the coding sequence ATGCCGACGAAGATCCTGCTCATCGAGAACGACGCCGCGTTCGCCGCCGAGCTCTCGAAGACGCTCGAGGCGAGCGGCTTCGACGTGCGCGTCACCGGCGACGGGAAGCTCGGGATCGAGCTGGCGCGCGAGTGGGCCCCGGCGGGCGTGGTGCTCTCCGTCGAGCTGCCCGGGATGAGCGGCTACCTCGTCTGCCAGAAGCTCAAGAAGGACGACGCGCTGAAGGCGACGCCGCTCGTGCTCACCAGCGCCGAGGCGACCGAGGAGACGTTCGAGAACCACCGCAAGCTGAAGGTCCGCGCCGACGAGTACCTGCTGAAGCCGTTCCCGGCCGCCGCGCTGGTCGAGAAGCTCGGCGCGCTGGTGGGGCTGCCCGACGCGGGCGAGGAGGCGCTCGAGGCCGACGAGGAGATCGTCTCGCTCGAGGAGGAGATGGGGCTCGAGGCGGTCTCGGACCTCTCCGACGCGGACCTCCCCGCCCTCGACCTCGACGCGCTCCCGGACGAGCCGGGCGGCGACGGCGGCGAGGTGCCCGCCGCGGACGACCTGGCGCTGCTCGACGAGGCGTTCGACGGCATCGCGGCGCCGCGCCCCGAGCGGCCGGGCGACGCGCTCGACCTGGCGCTCGGCCTGGGCGACGTTCCGGCCGCGGTGGACGACCCCCTCGACCCGTCGCTGCTCGACGGGACCGACGACCTCTCCGGCCCCGCGGGGCTGGGCGCCGCGGACGATCCGGACGCGGGCCTGTCGCTGCTCGACGCGGACGCCGCGCTCGGCGCGCTCGCCGACGAGCCGCCCGCGGCGGCGCGCCCGCCGGTGCGCGGCGCGAGCGCCGACGCGCTGCGGGCGGCGGGGATCCCGCTGCTGGACGACCTGCCGGCGTCCGCGCCGGCCCCGGCGCCGGCGGGCGCCGATCCGGCCGAGCTCGCGGCGCTGCGCGAGCAGCTGCGCCAGGCGGAGGACGCCGCGGCGGGCGCCGCCGCCGAGCAGGCCGCCCTCCGCGCGCGCGGCGACGCGGCCGCGGCGGAGGCGGAGCGCGCCCGCGCCGAGCTGGCCGGGGCGCGCGACGAGGCGCGCGACGCCCAGGATCGCGCCGAGGCGCTGGACCGCGAGCTGGCCGAGCTGCGCGAGCGGCTGGCGGGCGCCGAGCGCGCAGCCGGCGACGCCGAGCGCCGGGCCGAGGACGCCGAGGCGCGCGCGCTCGAGGCGGAGGACGCGGCGCGCAGGCGGACCGCGGAGGCGGCCGCCGCCGCCGAGGCCGCGGCGCACGCCGAGGCGATGGAGCGCGAGCTGGAGGAGCTGCGCACCGAGCTGGTGGTGGCGCGCGGCGAGGCGGAGGGCGCGCGCGGCGAGGTGGAGAACCGCACCGCCGAGCTGCGCCGGCGCGTGGCGGAGCTGGAGGCCGCGAACGCCAAGAACGAGGAGCGCGTCCTCAAGGCCTACCAGAAGATCAAGGGCGACGAGAAGGTGAAGGACAAGGTCCGCAAGGCGCTCGCGATCGCGTCGCAACTCCTCGACGAGGGGCTGCCCGCCGAACCGGCCGCCGAGAAGGACCGCCGCGCCGCCGCGCCGCTCGTGCGCGACTAG
- a CDS encoding STAS domain-containing protein, protein MDVTRGARGELVIRIEGTFDRQAASRLSGWLGEIPASSPLVLDFSGVRDVQDLGVAAMAGQLCGRDAVEVVGLGRHQQRLLRYLGVTLVPPAGDEEALG, encoded by the coding sequence ATGGACGTGACGCGCGGGGCACGCGGCGAGCTCGTCATCCGGATCGAGGGCACGTTCGATCGCCAGGCCGCGAGCCGCCTCTCCGGGTGGCTCGGCGAGATCCCCGCCTCCTCCCCGCTGGTGCTCGACTTCTCGGGCGTGCGCGACGTCCAGGACCTCGGCGTGGCCGCCATGGCGGGCCAGCTCTGCGGCCGCGACGCGGTCGAGGTGGTGGGCCTGGGCCGCCACCAGCAGCGGCTGCTCCGCTACCTGGGCGTCACCCTCGTGCCGCCGGCCGGCGACGAGGAGGCGCTCGGGTAA
- a CDS encoding glycine zipper domain-containing protein, with amino-acid sequence MDEMRHRAEEMAEGMQEQLEGLRGYAEDAGEWIRGFARERPIAAVAIAVGIGFLAGRLLSRT; translated from the coding sequence ATGGACGAGATGCGTCACCGGGCCGAGGAGATGGCCGAGGGGATGCAGGAGCAGCTCGAGGGGCTCCGCGGCTACGCCGAGGACGCCGGCGAGTGGATCCGCGGCTTCGCGCGCGAGCGGCCCATCGCGGCCGTCGCCATCGCCGTCGGGATCGGGTTCCTGGCCGGCCGGCTGCTCTCGCGGACCTGA
- the murJ gene encoding murein biosynthesis integral membrane protein MurJ, which yields MAGTPEAAGAAPVRVGRAVWLSAATMSSRVLGLVRDQLFAILIGANRFSDAFVVAFRIPNLLRDLFAEGALSSAFVPAFADAHRNRGREAAYRLANTVVALVLLVVGAITLLGIAFAGPLVALMAPGYTADQAALAAYLTRIMMPFLLLVSLSAVAMGMLNAQGRFTAPAVAPALFNVGAIAVGLGLWLAGLPPERAVVGWSIGTLLGGALQLAAQLPSVRAVGYRARPALAGGALADPGVRRIFRLMGAAVVGLSATQVNILVNTVFASHEEGANTWLQMAFRLMQLPLGVFGVAIATVAGAGVAQRAAARDMGAVQDTLGSALRLVAFLNVPSAVGLAVLARPIISVIYEHGRFGAADTDATAAALVCYAAGLYAYSAVKVLAPAFYALDRARVPVVGSVLGMASNVVLNLALYPVLGYRGVALGTSLAALANFSVLLFSWRRRHGRLGGEGLARQLGKVLLASAVLAAVAFAAERGLAGLLGGRAGVPAQLALAFGPIAAGGLAYLAAARALRIAELDELLAGLRRRRARRA from the coding sequence GTGGCCGGGACCCCCGAGGCGGCGGGCGCGGCGCCGGTCCGCGTCGGGCGCGCGGTGTGGCTGTCCGCCGCCACCATGTCCTCGCGGGTGCTGGGCCTCGTCCGCGACCAGCTCTTCGCGATCCTGATCGGCGCGAACCGGTTCTCCGACGCGTTCGTGGTCGCGTTCCGGATCCCGAACCTGCTCCGCGACCTGTTCGCCGAGGGCGCGCTCTCCTCCGCGTTCGTGCCCGCGTTCGCCGACGCCCACCGCAACCGCGGGCGCGAGGCCGCCTACCGGCTCGCCAACACGGTGGTGGCGCTGGTGCTCCTGGTGGTCGGGGCCATCACGCTGCTCGGGATCGCGTTCGCCGGCCCGCTCGTCGCGCTGATGGCGCCGGGCTACACCGCCGACCAGGCGGCGCTGGCGGCGTACCTCACCCGCATCATGATGCCGTTCCTGCTCCTCGTCTCGCTCTCCGCGGTGGCGATGGGCATGCTGAACGCGCAGGGGCGGTTCACCGCGCCGGCGGTGGCCCCGGCGCTGTTCAACGTGGGGGCCATCGCGGTGGGGCTCGGGCTGTGGCTGGCCGGGCTCCCGCCGGAGCGGGCGGTGGTGGGCTGGTCCATCGGCACGCTGCTCGGCGGCGCGCTCCAGCTCGCGGCGCAGCTCCCGTCGGTCCGCGCGGTGGGCTACCGCGCCCGCCCGGCGCTCGCCGGCGGCGCGCTGGCCGATCCCGGCGTGCGCCGCATCTTCCGGCTGATGGGCGCCGCGGTGGTGGGGCTCTCCGCCACGCAGGTGAACATCCTCGTCAACACCGTCTTCGCCTCGCACGAGGAGGGCGCGAACACCTGGCTCCAGATGGCGTTCCGCCTCATGCAGCTCCCGCTGGGCGTGTTCGGCGTGGCCATCGCCACCGTGGCCGGCGCCGGCGTGGCGCAGCGCGCCGCGGCGCGCGACATGGGCGCGGTGCAGGACACGCTCGGCTCGGCGCTGCGGCTGGTCGCGTTCCTGAACGTGCCCTCGGCGGTGGGGCTGGCGGTGCTGGCCCGGCCCATCATCTCGGTCATCTACGAGCACGGGCGGTTCGGCGCCGCCGACACCGACGCCACCGCCGCGGCGCTGGTGTGCTACGCGGCCGGGCTCTACGCCTACTCCGCGGTGAAGGTGCTCGCCCCGGCGTTCTACGCGCTCGACCGGGCCCGCGTGCCGGTGGTGGGGAGCGTGCTCGGCATGGCGTCGAACGTGGTCCTCAACCTCGCGCTCTACCCCGTGCTCGGCTACCGCGGCGTGGCGCTCGGGACCTCGCTCGCGGCGCTCGCGAACTTCTCGGTGCTGCTCTTCTCCTGGCGGCGGCGCCACGGGCGGCTGGGCGGGGAAGGGCTCGCCCGCCAGCTCGGCAAGGTGCTGCTCGCCTCCGCCGTGCTCGCGGCGGTCGCGTTCGCGGCCGAGCGCGGGCTCGCCGGCCTGCTCGGCGGCCGCGCCGGCGTCCCGGCGCAGCTCGCCCTCGCGTTCGGCCCCATCGCCGCGGGCGGGCTCGCCTACCTCGCGGCGGCGCGCGCCCTGCGCATCGCCGAGCTCGACGAGCTCCTCGCCGGGCTGCGCCGGCGCCGCGCGCGCCGGGCCTGA
- a CDS encoding tetratricopeptide repeat protein has product MTGQATPSPAPRAAAPARSLLDEGLAAFTARDLGAAHAAFERAHRRDPRDARAMSWYGVTLVLVEKNSNLGVTLCDQALRATGPEPELLLNQARVHLALNQRERAVRAILRGLELWPRDASLCMARDTIGIRRPPVVGFLSRNNPLNRFLGRIRHRWQRRNTPPYEMSPLALGFPPALPEAPPPPAPVRLEVEAAPAAAEPAVEPTPSDAPAGAPAEPVSAPVESAAPEAAPAAPGPAAEDAGAPAAAPGPDEPREVER; this is encoded by the coding sequence GTGACCGGCCAGGCCACCCCATCCCCGGCGCCCCGCGCCGCCGCCCCGGCGCGGAGCCTGCTCGACGAGGGCCTCGCCGCGTTCACCGCGCGCGACCTGGGCGCGGCGCACGCCGCTTTCGAGCGCGCGCACCGGCGGGACCCGCGCGACGCGCGGGCCATGTCCTGGTACGGCGTGACGCTGGTGCTCGTCGAGAAGAACTCGAACCTGGGCGTCACGCTCTGCGACCAGGCGCTGCGCGCCACCGGGCCGGAGCCCGAGCTGCTGCTCAACCAGGCCCGCGTGCACCTCGCGCTGAACCAGCGCGAGCGGGCGGTGCGCGCCATCCTGCGCGGGCTCGAGCTGTGGCCGCGCGACGCGAGCCTCTGCATGGCGCGCGACACCATCGGCATCCGCCGCCCGCCGGTGGTCGGCTTCCTGTCGCGCAACAACCCGCTGAACCGCTTCCTCGGCCGGATCCGGCACCGGTGGCAGCGGCGGAACACGCCGCCCTACGAGATGTCGCCGCTCGCGCTCGGCTTCCCGCCGGCGCTGCCCGAGGCCCCGCCGCCGCCCGCGCCCGTCCGGCTGGAGGTGGAGGCGGCGCCCGCCGCGGCGGAGCCGGCCGTGGAGCCCACCCCATCCGACGCGCCCGCCGGCGCGCCCGCCGAGCCCGTCAGCGCGCCCGTCGAGTCCGCCGCGCCCGAAGCCGCGCCCGCGGCCCCCGGGCCCGCCGCGGAGGACGCCGGCGCGCCCGCGGCGGCGCCCGGGCCGGACGAGCCTCGAGAGGTCGAACGCTGA
- a CDS encoding type III pantothenate kinase, with product MLLAIDVGNTNTTLGVYEGAVLRKHWRVETSHTRTYDEYGILLRQLFASAGLEPARVSSVVIASVVPPLAFTLEQMCVRYFDRKPMFVGPGMKTGMPILYENPREVGADRVVNAVAAFERWRCALVVVDFGTATTFDVISAKGEYLGGAICPGIGISMDALARSASKLPRVEFAKPPSVVGKNTVASIQAGLVYGYVGMVDGICAQIAAELATPPKVVATGGLAPLIAGVSRSITEVDEHLTLEGLRILHERNR from the coding sequence GTGCTCCTCGCCATCGACGTCGGCAACACCAACACCACCCTGGGCGTCTACGAGGGCGCCGTGCTCCGCAAGCACTGGCGCGTGGAGACGAGCCACACCCGCACCTACGACGAGTACGGCATCCTGCTGCGCCAGCTGTTCGCCTCGGCCGGCCTCGAGCCGGCGCGGGTCTCGTCGGTGGTGATCGCGAGCGTGGTCCCGCCGCTCGCCTTCACGCTCGAGCAGATGTGCGTCCGGTACTTCGACCGCAAGCCCATGTTCGTGGGCCCGGGGATGAAGACCGGGATGCCCATCCTCTACGAGAACCCGCGGGAGGTGGGCGCGGACCGGGTGGTGAACGCGGTGGCCGCGTTCGAGCGCTGGCGCTGCGCGCTGGTGGTGGTGGACTTCGGCACCGCCACCACGTTCGACGTCATCTCCGCGAAGGGCGAGTACCTGGGCGGCGCCATCTGCCCGGGGATCGGCATCTCCATGGACGCGCTCGCGCGCAGCGCCTCCAAGCTGCCGCGGGTGGAGTTCGCGAAGCCGCCGTCCGTCGTCGGCAAGAACACCGTCGCCTCCATCCAGGCCGGCCTGGTGTACGGGTACGTCGGGATGGTGGACGGGATCTGCGCGCAGATCGCGGCCGAGCTGGCCACGCCGCCCAAGGTGGTGGCGACCGGCGGGCTCGCGCCGCTCATCGCCGGCGTCTCCCGCAGCATCACCGAGGTGGACGAGCACCTCACGCTGGAGGGGCTGCGCATCCTCCACGAGCGCAACCGGTGA
- a CDS encoding biotin--[acetyl-CoA-carboxylase] ligase, whose product MATEPSDSAELVLAFLAEAGDEVVSGEAISDKLGLTRAAVWKHVNALRARGYRIDAVPARGYRLAEVPDRLTALELRPLLNTHDLGQVLHAHEELASTNDRARELAEEGAVHGEVVIAERQTAGRGRRGRAWISPPRKNLYFSVVLRPDLPPARAPEITLVASLAVCDALRQAGVDAGIKWPNDVLAGGRKIAGILTELAAEQDRVHWMVVGVGVNVNAGADDFPDDLRGEATSVLLERGEPAPRALFAAACLTALEGWLDVHEERGFAPIREAWRERSVTLGREVRVAVDGGELAGTAEDIDEAGALLVRTASGLERVLAGDVRLVRPR is encoded by the coding sequence ATGGCGACCGAGCCGTCCGACTCCGCCGAGCTGGTGCTCGCCTTCCTGGCCGAGGCCGGGGACGAGGTCGTGTCGGGCGAGGCCATCTCCGACAAGCTCGGCCTGACCCGCGCCGCGGTGTGGAAGCACGTGAACGCGCTCCGGGCCCGCGGCTACCGCATCGACGCGGTGCCGGCGCGAGGCTACCGGCTGGCCGAGGTGCCGGACCGGCTCACCGCGCTGGAGCTGCGGCCGCTGCTCAACACGCACGACCTCGGGCAGGTGCTCCACGCGCACGAGGAGCTCGCCTCCACGAACGACCGCGCCCGGGAGCTGGCCGAGGAGGGCGCCGTGCACGGCGAGGTGGTGATCGCCGAGCGGCAGACCGCCGGGCGCGGGCGGCGCGGCCGCGCCTGGATCTCGCCGCCGCGCAAGAACCTCTACTTCTCCGTGGTGCTCCGGCCCGACCTGCCGCCGGCGCGCGCGCCGGAGATCACGCTGGTGGCGTCGCTCGCCGTCTGCGACGCGCTCCGGCAGGCCGGGGTGGACGCCGGGATCAAGTGGCCGAACGACGTGCTCGCCGGCGGGCGCAAGATCGCCGGGATCCTCACCGAGCTGGCGGCCGAGCAGGATCGCGTCCACTGGATGGTGGTGGGCGTGGGCGTGAACGTGAACGCCGGGGCCGACGACTTCCCCGACGACCTGCGCGGCGAGGCCACCAGCGTGCTCCTGGAGCGCGGCGAGCCCGCCCCGCGCGCGCTGTTCGCCGCCGCGTGCCTGACCGCGCTCGAGGGCTGGCTGGACGTGCACGAGGAGCGGGGCTTCGCGCCCATCCGCGAGGCCTGGCGCGAGCGCTCGGTGACGCTGGGACGCGAGGTGCGGGTGGCGGTGGACGGGGGCGAGCTGGCCGGCACGGCCGAGGACATCGACGAGGCCGGGGCCCTGCTGGTCCGGACGGCGAGCGGGCTGGAGCGGGTGCTCGCGGGGGACGTCCGGCTGGTGCGGCCGCGCTGA
- the nadC gene encoding carboxylating nicotinate-nucleotide diphosphorylase, giving the protein MPRLSAHAERLLDLALEEDLLLGDATSEATIDASATGEGRFLAKEDLVLAGTAVAVRVFERLGASCTFDRADGARAARGELVGTARGTVRALLAAERTALNFLQRLSGVATATRRCADALAAGGGRTRLLDTRKTTPGWRMLEKAAVRAGGGKNHRFSLGDGVLIKDNHVAACGGVAEAVRRARASAGAMLRVEVEVEDLPGLDEAIAAGADLVLLDNMDDAAMAEAVRRAAGRVLLEASGNMTLERLPRVAATGVDFVSMGAVTHSARAVDLAFDLA; this is encoded by the coding sequence ATGCCCCGGCTCTCCGCCCACGCCGAGCGCCTCCTCGACCTGGCGCTCGAGGAGGACCTCCTCCTCGGCGACGCGACGAGCGAGGCGACCATCGACGCCTCGGCGACCGGGGAGGGCCGGTTCCTCGCGAAGGAGGACCTGGTCCTCGCCGGCACCGCGGTGGCGGTGCGGGTGTTCGAGCGGCTCGGGGCATCCTGCACGTTCGACCGCGCCGACGGCGCGCGCGCCGCGCGGGGCGAGCTCGTCGGCACCGCGCGCGGCACGGTGCGCGCGCTGCTCGCGGCCGAGCGCACCGCGCTGAACTTCCTCCAGCGGCTCTCCGGCGTGGCGACCGCCACCCGCCGCTGCGCCGACGCGCTGGCCGCCGGCGGCGGCCGCACCCGCCTGCTCGACACGCGCAAGACGACGCCGGGCTGGCGCATGCTCGAGAAGGCCGCGGTGCGCGCCGGCGGCGGCAAGAACCACCGCTTCAGCCTGGGCGACGGCGTCCTCATCAAGGACAACCACGTCGCGGCCTGCGGCGGCGTCGCCGAGGCGGTGCGGCGCGCCCGGGCCTCGGCCGGCGCGATGCTGCGCGTCGAGGTGGAGGTCGAGGACCTGCCCGGGCTGGACGAGGCCATCGCCGCCGGCGCCGACCTGGTGCTGCTCGACAACATGGACGACGCGGCCATGGCCGAGGCGGTCCGCCGCGCGGCCGGGCGCGTGCTGCTCGAGGCCAGCGGCAACATGACGCTGGAGCGGCTCCCGCGCGTGGCCGCGACCGGGGTGGACTTCGTGTCGATGGGCGCGGTGACGCACAGCGCCCGGGCCGTGGACCTCGCGTTCGACCTCGCCTGA